The Mus musculus strain C57BL/6J chromosome 16, GRCm38.p6 C57BL/6J DNA window AACATCTTGTTGGGGTGGGCTCTGCCCCTCTGCAGAACTAGGAATACTTGTCATGTAGATCCTACCCCTattctttattcatttccttaTGATGATTGTCCTATGTGGCTCCACTACACTAATTCCCAAATTAATGGTCTATTTAAAGAGCCTTTCTAGTATTCTCTAGGGTTTAATAGGCCCTTGGCTTCCAGTTGAATGCAGTGTGCCATATGGGTACAATGGCAAGGCAGATGGGGGCACATGGAATATCTTCCTTGACAGAGCCCACAGACTACATCCAGCACCTGGGCTCAGCACTAGCCAACCTGAGCCCCTGCTCCATCCCACACAGGATCTACCGCCAGGCCCACAGCCTGCTCTGCAGCTTTCTGCCATGGTCCAGCATTTCCACCAAAGGTGGCATAGAGTACAGCCGTACCATGTAATGCCATTGGGGCAGCCTCCACCAGGCCTCTGTCCTCAGCACTTTGTGGAACCTGTTTTCCTGTCTGTCTGACTTTTGCTGTCCTTTTCGAGGAGCTGGTGGCCACCTGCCGGCCCATCAGCCTGCCCCAGCTGCAGGCCCGGTGCTATGCTGGCTCAGGAGCAGAATATATACTGGTCATCAACAGGTAGGAACAGGTAGGACCTGGGGAGTCTGATGCTTGCAGCAACAAGAAGTCTCTAGGCAGGTTACTCGTGAACAGTTCATAGGGGGTCCAGAAGCTTTTTGAAGAGCAAGTGACCAGAGACCTCAAACCACTTGCCAGAACCCTTTACTCCTTGGGctttgtgtgttcatgtacatatgcatacacatgtgtacatttgTGGAGCATAGAGTTCAACATTGTGCATTTTCTTCAGTTATtccttaattttgagacaggatttctctatgttttttgttttgttttttgagacagggtttctctgtatagccctggctgtcctggaactcactttgtagaccagactggcctcgaacttagaaatccacctgcctctgcctccttgagtgctgggattaaaggcgtgtgccaccacacccggcatgagacagagtttcttgtgGAACTTGCAGCTCATTGATTTAACTGGACCAACTAGTGAgcctcagagatcctcttgtctctgtctccccaactGCAAACCAGGTTTTTTGTACGGGTTCATGTTTGTATAGCAATCATTTTTCCAAccaagcaatctctccagcccctgagtggctttttttctttttaatgtttttaagtaTCTTGAGAAtttgagggcattggatcctctagTACTAGAGGAGCAGGCAGTTGTGCCATGTATATGCAGAGAATTTGACCCATGTCCTTTGGAAAGAGCAACAAATGGTCGTAACCAGTGAGCTACCTCCCAAGGCCCTGAacaaagttttttctttttcctttcttgttttttgttaaaATGATGGATTTACATGATTTGAATATTGGAAAGTTACAGGAAGATCAAGTAACTCCTACTCGGGGCTCCAGTTACTCAGCTTCACTTTACAAGAGGCACCAAGTGATCTGTGGTCCATGCCTGCCACTCTGACACCAGTACTGTCACCAGTGCATCTCTATGTGGCATTCTCCAAAGTCCTACATGGACTTTCCATGCTGACAACTTTTACAGGAAGATAAGATTCTGCTTTGATGCAACAATTTTGATTGCTGAGAGCTGGGATCCCAGGCCGAGAGAACAGAGAATTGCAGATCTGGAAGAGACTTGGATGCTGCAGCATCCACATAGAGGCTTGATACACATCCAGATGTGAATCTTGACAGTGTTTATATTTGTATAAAGTCCCAGGAGAGCTTGGTAGCCACTGATAAAACTGGGCTGGAGAAGACCTCATGTTTTGGTATACCCTGGCTCAGCTAAATCCCATAGGCCAGATAGTGAGGTAGGTAAGCATCCTAAAGTGCCTTCACATGCCATACTCTCTTCCCCTCAGGCTCTCCTTTTTACCTGGAGTCCTTGCCCTGCCTCCATGCCCTGGCACCACCCAATGGCCTGGCAGGTGTGTCTACATTCACTGGGAAAGGGCTTGCCAGGCTtctctgctcctgctccttcagctccttcctacAAGATGGACTGAATTTTGCTGAAAACGTGGACATTTTGACCCTGAAGACACAGGAACCTTAGAATAAAGAGGCACAGCAAGGAGAATGTCAGTTTTTGTTTAGGAATGCCCTAAAGAAGTATAGATGGAAGCGTTCTTACTCCTCCATGAAAGGCTGGAAacggggaagagaaagaggggctgGCCCTTCACAAGAATTTAAAGCTTCAGGAATCAGTCCTCTGCATAGACAGTTAGATGGACAGTTCCCTGTTCCCAGTGTTCTGCCCACTTCTTCCGTCCAGAAGGACCATCCTGCCTGTTGAATCCTGGCATGCTCCACATAGCGACCACACTGGGAGCTGGGCCAAGGACAGGTAGCTGTTGGCTTCTGGATTCCTTCCATGCTTATCCTCTAGAAGCTGAAACTTCAAGGCCTGGGCTAATGCAGACAGGAGGTGGCTGAGCTCTGTGTTGACATCTTTGCTACTGTGGACCCATGGGACCTGGCCTTGGGAGTAGCAGCTGGTGCCTGTGGTCCTTCAGCCTCTGCGGCAGAGGCTTCTGTCAGTACCATGAATTGTGCTTGCAGCAGACATCTCAAGTTTCCAGCATCCCTTCCCTTGTGCCCTCAAGTGTTTGCTGTCACAGTCCTGCCCAGAATTGCTGCAGTATGACAGGAGCCCTTCAGGGTGTCCACAGCCCCTCACTGTGCCAGGCTGATGAAAAACAGCTTTATTGACAGGCCTCATTACTGAGTGCTTCCTCCCTCAGCGTCCTCCCTCAGCATCTCCTGGCTCAGGGCTCTCAGGCTGTAGAGCCAGCCAAAGGCTGCCTGGCCTCAGAGGGGGAAGGGTCCCCACAAAGGAATAGCAAGGCAGTAAAGTATCCCCCTCCCTCAACAGAACTAGCCAGCAGGTAGCCAGTCCTGACTAGTTTTGGTTGTGTGCTGAGGCCCCAGCCCTGCATCCTCTCCCTTTTCAGTCAGTGCTGATCATGTGATTTTCATTTCTGCCCTGTGTAGTCAAGGAAGAGTCTTCCAGAAGGTTCTCACTTGGGCATTCATAAATCCATCTCAAAGGCCTCTACCTGTCTCCCTTTAGTCCCATAATCATTGCAGTGTTCAGCCCAGTGTTGAACAAATTGTAGCGTGTAGTCTCATTACAAATAAATAGACTTTCATTAGTCTCATCCTGTCTCTAGTTATTGGCTCCCATATCTGTGCTTTGCCCTTGTGGGCTAGGGCTGAGGGTTGGGGAGCTTGCTGCCGTCGTCTTGATGGCTCAGCATGCAGGCAGCTGTCCTGCAGAAGCTGTGAACTTGAAGGCTTCCACTGCTGAAAGCAATCACTGgcctgtttgggttttttttttttttttttggggggggggtgttccagacagggtttctctgtgtagccctggctgtcctggaactcactttgtagaccaggctggcctcaaactcagaaatccacctgcctctgcctcctgagtgctgggattaaaggtatgtgccaccacacacggCTTCACTGGCCTGTTTCTTACAGGTCCTTAGCAGCTGTCTGCCAGCTCATACCAGCACTGTCAGCTCTCAGCTTGGAGGTAGGACCTGGGCCATGTGGGCAACTTTATAGTTTTCTCCAGTCTTCCTGTCCTCCACCTGCATCATAGCTTAGACAAGGCTCCAAGGGTAATTAAGTCACATGGTCAGCAGAGGCCTTGGTCATGTTAACAACCTGTGTGGGAATGTCCCTGGTGGATGTTGATGTTATCTGGAGACAATTAATTTAGGTGGTCACAGCCTGGGAGAAGGCATTACTGGGAGGCTACAGAACATCACAAGAAAGACTTGGTCCAAGTACCTGAAATCTAGTCCAGCTGAAAGAAACTTGTGCCAGTCCTGATGGGCTCCTGTGGGGCCATAGACTCATCTAAAACCTTGATGGGGACAGTGCGGGGTCCAGGCCAACACATCTGCATTGGTTGGTGTCCTGGTTCCTTCTTTAAACTCGACCCCCATTTCGTCCTTTGCCCCGGAATGCCATGTCCTGTTTAGGCCTATTGAGACCCTGCTTGCCTGCCAGAGCTGTCACTTTCAGCAGCCTCTCATCCACAAAGCTTCCCTGGACCTGGCTCTGACTCTCCATGTAACCCCTGGAATGGATGCAGGACTATGTTAACTGGATTGGCTtaatgacaaacaaacaagaaggtgCAGGCCTTGGCTTTTACTGAGATTAGACCTGaggactcctggcctctcaggaACCCGATTCTCTGCTCGGCCTGACCTCCCAGGTACAAGTGGCTGACCGGAGTTTGGGCAGGCTGCAAGGGCATGGGCATTCCATTTCTTCTGTCCCTCTCAtggttcttcttccttcctccctccctccctcatgctTTCCCCAGACTAGCCCAGGTCTCCTGCTGGGCAACTCTGGGGGCCATCTCAATGGGGAGGACTGCCGCTGGGACGAACCCTTCCTCAGTAACactggcctcctcctcctcggcCATCCTTCCCCTCTTGTTCCCCAGCCCTGGCACTTTGGCTCCTATGTCCTCTCCAAGGCCCCAGAGCGGGTTCTCTTGCACAAGGGACACATGGTCTCCTCCAAGGCTCTCCAGGACCTCTTGGGCCTGAGTCCCAAGCCCTCGGGGGGACCAGACTGGGAGGGGACACCCTTGGCTGGGTCCATGCTGGAACTGGAAgctgaggaaagaggaaagaaaagtcaCTCAGAGGGGCCCAATCTAAAACATTACCTTGGGGTCCTCGGCCCTTACAACCTTCAAGGCAGTGCCTCCTTGGCACTACTTCCTTGAAAGAACTAGTGAGGGTGAGGAAGGGATGTCAGTGGGTCAAACCTGAAATGTCATGAAtccttcatttataaaatgaaggAACTGAGGCAAAGTTGTCCAAGGTCCATCAAAATAGAGAGAATAGGAACCTAGAACTCCTATCCCAGATTGTCTCCTCTGCCTTACACATCCCAAAAGGCTTTTGCTGTGGTCCTGAGACTTCAAAGGACTTATTGTGTACATTGATGTTCTGAATCAATAGTGGGGCAcacggattaaaaaaaaaattaaacaagatcTTGGCCCCTGGAGCATGACATTATTTTAGTGTGTCCTGGCCACTGCATCCTTTCCTAGTTCTTGGCAGAAGGCTAGGAAATGAAAAGGCCCATTTGAGTTCCCTTCAGTCTTTCTTTCGTGTCTTTAGTCCTGCCTTAACAGAGCTTACCTGTATTTCCCAGGCTGTCCCTGGGCAAGTGGGCTTCCAGAAGGGCTGAGCAATGGCTGTTACCTGGACCCAGGGTCCCCTGTGGCAGGTCCAGGGGCCAGGGTGAGCCTTCAGGCCGTGTCAGGCTGCCCCCAGCCATGAGCCGGCCTAGCCAGTGG harbors:
- the 1700037C18Rik gene encoding uncharacterized protein C16orf90 homolog produces the protein MDAVSWAPGRPSHPDTPPNIYEGGLGAQQQQGPSAQGSKPKNFRLRHLRSLALYLPGHMQPAGQCGSHWLGRLMAGGSLTRPEGSPWPLDLPQGTLGPGNSHCSALLEAHLPRDSLGNTASSSSMDPAKGVPSQSGPPEGLGLRPKRSWRALEETMCPLCKRTRSGALERT